The proteins below are encoded in one region of Arthrobacter sp. CJ23:
- the nirB gene encoding nitrite reductase large subunit NirB, which yields MTGHTSSIENPRRIVVAGGGPAAHRFADAMHTRGLEGWQVTVLTEEAHLPYDRVALSKALTETDVDLTLGNASMWDHEALDLRTGERAVKICTVSQTVTTAAGNSYEYDELVVATGSDAARLPIPGAEHTHVYRTLDDVWAINKAIAELTEKLGRKVNAVTIGGGLLGLESAAGTEQLGATPIVINGSPWLMNTQLDEGAGQALGRLIEAKGFEVHGGVFPSEVVTDDDGQVTGVLMADGRTIAADIVIVAIGVKPRDELFRAAEGEDQLFGLGPRGGVVIDDSCATEIPGIWAIGEVANFEGMCLGLVAPANTMAEIVADRLHGGEATFPGFDTATKLKLSGVDVASFGDAFAKTEHSLEIVYADPARGVYQKIVTTDDAKTLLGGIFVGDASPYMSLRPLLGRELSAEPGAYLTAAGGGDAPDTELPDDAILCSCNNVTAGTIRDTVNGCGACDGNAPVQELGELKGCTRAGTSCGSCVPMLKKLLEGELKKSGVEVSKALCEHIELSRQELFDAIRVLELTSFEEIMAKYGTGAGCDICKPTIANILASQNSAYVLDAGRGTLQDTNDRALANMQKDGTYSVVPRIAGGEITPKGLGVIAAVAEKYNLYTKITGGQRIDMFGARLEQLPEIWKELVDAGFESGQAYGKSLRTVKSCVGSTWCRFGVQDSVAMAIALELRYRGLRSPHKLKMGVSGCARECAEARGKDVGVIATADGWNLYVGGNGGATPAHAQLLAKDLDDETLIKYIDRYFMYYIRTADRLQRTARWQEELDGGIKHVEDVVVKDTLGIAEELEAAMAKHVDTYVDEWADTLKDPERLRRFRSFVNAPDQKDDSITFVSDERGQMRPATNEEKGGVLIASTIPVRSAAGVEN from the coding sequence GTGACCGGACACACTTCAAGCATCGAGAACCCGCGCCGCATCGTTGTCGCCGGAGGCGGCCCTGCTGCCCACCGATTCGCTGACGCCATGCACACCCGTGGACTCGAAGGCTGGCAGGTCACGGTGCTGACGGAGGAAGCACACCTTCCCTACGACCGCGTGGCGCTGAGCAAGGCACTCACCGAAACAGACGTGGACCTCACCCTGGGCAATGCGTCCATGTGGGATCACGAAGCCCTGGACCTGCGCACCGGCGAGCGCGCCGTGAAGATCTGCACCGTCTCCCAGACGGTCACCACCGCGGCCGGCAACAGCTACGAATACGACGAACTGGTGGTCGCCACCGGTTCCGACGCCGCCCGCCTTCCCATCCCGGGCGCCGAGCACACCCATGTTTACCGCACGCTCGATGACGTCTGGGCCATCAACAAGGCCATCGCCGAGCTGACGGAAAAGCTGGGCCGCAAGGTCAACGCCGTCACCATCGGCGGCGGCCTCCTGGGCCTCGAGTCCGCGGCCGGCACCGAACAGCTCGGCGCCACCCCCATCGTCATCAACGGCTCGCCGTGGCTCATGAACACCCAGCTGGACGAGGGCGCAGGCCAGGCCCTGGGCCGCCTGATCGAAGCCAAGGGCTTCGAAGTGCACGGCGGCGTCTTCCCGTCCGAGGTTGTCACGGACGACGACGGCCAGGTCACCGGCGTCCTCATGGCCGACGGCCGCACCATCGCCGCCGACATTGTGATCGTGGCCATCGGCGTGAAGCCGCGCGACGAACTCTTCCGCGCTGCAGAGGGTGAAGATCAGCTGTTCGGCCTCGGCCCCCGCGGCGGTGTGGTCATCGACGATTCCTGCGCCACCGAGATCCCCGGCATCTGGGCCATCGGCGAGGTCGCCAACTTCGAAGGCATGTGCCTGGGCCTCGTGGCTCCGGCCAACACCATGGCCGAGATCGTGGCGGACCGTCTCCACGGCGGGGAAGCGACCTTCCCCGGCTTCGACACCGCCACCAAGCTCAAGCTCTCCGGCGTGGACGTGGCCAGCTTCGGCGACGCCTTCGCCAAGACCGAACACTCCCTCGAAATCGTCTACGCGGACCCCGCCCGCGGTGTCTACCAGAAGATCGTCACCACCGACGACGCCAAGACCCTCCTGGGCGGCATCTTCGTGGGCGACGCATCGCCCTACATGAGCCTGCGCCCGCTCCTGGGCCGCGAGCTGTCCGCGGAACCGGGCGCCTACCTCACGGCGGCCGGCGGCGGCGACGCCCCGGACACCGAACTCCCGGACGATGCCATCCTGTGCTCCTGCAACAACGTAACCGCCGGAACCATCCGCGACACCGTCAACGGCTGCGGTGCCTGCGACGGCAACGCCCCCGTGCAGGAACTCGGCGAGCTCAAGGGCTGCACCCGCGCCGGAACCAGCTGTGGATCCTGCGTGCCGATGCTCAAGAAGCTCCTGGAAGGCGAGCTCAAGAAGTCCGGCGTCGAGGTCTCCAAGGCCCTGTGCGAGCACATCGAACTCTCCCGCCAGGAACTGTTCGATGCCATCCGCGTCCTGGAATTGACCTCCTTCGAGGAGATCATGGCCAAGTACGGCACCGGGGCCGGCTGCGACATCTGCAAGCCCACCATCGCCAACATCCTGGCCAGCCAGAACAGCGCCTACGTGCTGGACGCCGGCCGCGGCACCCTGCAGGACACCAACGACCGCGCCCTGGCCAACATGCAGAAGGACGGCACCTACTCGGTGGTCCCGCGCATCGCCGGCGGCGAGATCACTCCCAAGGGCCTTGGCGTCATCGCCGCCGTCGCCGAGAAGTACAACCTCTACACCAAGATCACCGGCGGCCAGCGCATCGACATGTTCGGTGCCCGGCTGGAGCAGCTGCCGGAGATCTGGAAGGAGCTGGTAGACGCCGGCTTCGAATCCGGCCAGGCCTACGGCAAGAGCCTGCGCACGGTGAAGTCCTGCGTCGGTTCCACCTGGTGCCGCTTCGGCGTCCAGGACTCGGTGGCCATGGCCATCGCCCTGGAACTGCGCTACCGCGGCCTGCGCAGCCCGCACAAGCTCAAGATGGGCGTGTCCGGCTGTGCCCGTGAGTGCGCCGAGGCCCGCGGCAAGGACGTCGGCGTGATCGCCACGGCCGACGGCTGGAACCTGTACGTCGGCGGCAACGGCGGTGCCACCCCGGCCCACGCCCAGCTCCTCGCCAAGGACCTGGACGACGAGACGCTGATCAAGTACATCGACCGGTACTTCATGTACTACATCCGCACCGCCGACCGCCTGCAGCGCACCGCGCGCTGGCAGGAAGAGCTCGACGGCGGCATCAAGCACGTCGAGGACGTGGTGGTCAAGGACACCCTGGGCATCGCCGAGGAACTCGAAGCCGCCATGGCCAAGCACGTGGACACCTACGTGGACGAATGGGCGGACACCCTGAAGGACCCCGAGCGCCTGCGCCGCTTCCGTTCCTTCGTCAACGCACCCGACCAGAAGGACGACTCCATCACCTTCGTTTCCGACGAGCGCGGCCAGATGCGCCCGGCGACCAACGAGGAAAAGGGCGGCGTGCTCATCGCCTCCACCATCCCGGTCCGCAGTGCGGCCGGCGTAGAGAACTAG
- the nirD gene encoding nitrite reductase small subunit NirD produces MTVILDRVEERRDEQAEATAAGWHRVCPVDELELAWGEAALIEGRQVALFRTAPDEVYAVAQQDPATLANVMARGIIGSRGDRPTIASPLHKEVYDLLTGECFTNPELALATFNTRLVDGYLEVEL; encoded by the coding sequence ATGACCGTAATTCTGGACCGTGTTGAAGAGCGGCGTGACGAACAGGCCGAAGCAACCGCTGCCGGCTGGCACCGGGTATGCCCGGTGGATGAGCTCGAGCTGGCCTGGGGCGAAGCCGCGTTGATCGAGGGCCGCCAGGTGGCGTTGTTCCGCACCGCCCCGGACGAGGTGTACGCCGTGGCTCAGCAGGACCCGGCCACCCTGGCCAACGTGATGGCGCGCGGCATCATCGGTTCCCGCGGGGACCGGCCCACCATCGCTTCGCCGCTGCACAAGGAGGTCTACGACCTCCTGACGGGCGAATGCTTCACCAACCCCGAACTGGCCCTGGCCACCTTCAACACCCGCCTGGTTGACGGGTACCTCGAAGTCGAACTCTAA
- a CDS encoding phospho-sugar mutase, producing the protein MTSNGAEFEQLIIEAREWASQDPDPGTAAALEELADVAATGDPAAGQQLADSFSGTLQFGTAGLRAALGPGPNRMNRVVVRRAAAGLAAFLNDAVAAAAPGARPRAVVGYDARHNSDVFALETAAIFTAAGIETFLMPAALPTPLLAYAVRALDCDGGVMVTASHNPPQDNGYKVYLGRHAVEESGRGAQIVAPYDAAIAAKIDAVGALDTVTLANDGWTVLPGSIATDYQAAMSGLADTANFPARELKIILTPMHGVGGATAVAVLNAAGFTDVTLVEEQAYPDPDFPTVAFPNPEEPGALDLALAAADRSGADIVLANDPDADRAAVAAKDPDSGAWRMLRGDEVGALLGAHVVARLAARNEDQPHAAGDAGGGVFANSIVSSRLLARIASAAGYAHEETLTGFKWISRVPGLMYGYEEALGYCVAPSLVRDKDGISAAVLIAELAAAAKAEGKTIFDTLDELYLVHGLHASDQLSIRVADLGLLDAMMNRLRVSPPEAFGGSAVETFTDLAQGSAHLPPTDGLLYITRDQSRVIIRPSGTEPKLKCYLEVIQAVGSAAELPQARQTARAALDHVLDDVREALGL; encoded by the coding sequence ATGACGTCGAACGGTGCCGAATTCGAGCAACTGATCATCGAAGCCCGCGAGTGGGCTTCCCAGGACCCGGATCCGGGCACCGCGGCTGCCCTTGAGGAACTTGCCGATGTGGCCGCCACCGGCGACCCTGCCGCGGGGCAGCAACTGGCCGACAGCTTCAGCGGAACGCTGCAGTTCGGCACCGCCGGGCTCCGGGCGGCACTGGGCCCGGGCCCCAACCGGATGAACCGCGTGGTGGTCCGCCGTGCGGCGGCCGGCCTGGCGGCTTTCCTGAACGACGCCGTGGCTGCGGCGGCCCCGGGCGCCCGGCCGCGCGCCGTCGTCGGCTACGATGCCCGGCACAACTCCGATGTGTTCGCGCTGGAAACGGCGGCGATCTTCACCGCTGCCGGGATCGAGACGTTCCTGATGCCCGCGGCCCTGCCCACGCCCCTGCTCGCCTACGCGGTGCGGGCCCTGGACTGCGACGGCGGCGTGATGGTCACGGCCAGCCACAACCCGCCGCAGGACAACGGCTACAAGGTCTACCTGGGCCGGCACGCCGTGGAGGAAAGCGGGCGCGGCGCGCAGATCGTCGCCCCGTACGACGCGGCGATCGCGGCGAAGATCGACGCCGTGGGAGCCCTCGACACGGTCACGCTGGCCAACGATGGCTGGACGGTGCTGCCGGGCTCGATCGCCACGGACTACCAAGCCGCCATGTCCGGCCTCGCGGACACCGCGAATTTCCCGGCCCGGGAGCTGAAGATCATCCTCACGCCCATGCACGGCGTGGGCGGGGCGACGGCCGTGGCCGTGCTCAACGCCGCCGGTTTCACGGACGTGACGCTCGTGGAGGAACAGGCCTACCCGGACCCGGACTTCCCCACCGTGGCCTTCCCGAACCCCGAGGAACCCGGAGCCCTCGATCTGGCCCTGGCCGCCGCGGACCGCTCCGGCGCGGACATCGTGCTGGCCAACGACCCCGACGCCGACCGCGCGGCGGTCGCGGCGAAGGACCCGGACAGCGGAGCGTGGCGGATGCTGCGGGGTGACGAAGTGGGCGCCCTCCTGGGGGCGCACGTGGTGGCCCGGCTCGCCGCCCGCAACGAAGACCAACCCCACGCGGCCGGGGACGCTGGTGGTGGCGTGTTCGCCAACTCCATCGTGTCCTCGCGGCTGCTGGCGCGCATCGCGTCCGCCGCAGGCTACGCCCACGAGGAAACCCTCACCGGCTTCAAATGGATTTCCCGGGTTCCCGGACTGATGTACGGCTACGAGGAAGCCCTGGGCTACTGTGTGGCTCCGTCCCTGGTGCGGGACAAGGACGGCATTTCCGCTGCCGTCCTGATCGCCGAACTTGCTGCCGCGGCCAAGGCCGAAGGCAAGACCATCTTCGACACCCTGGACGAGCTGTACCTGGTGCACGGGCTGCATGCGAGCGACCAGCTCAGCATCAGGGTGGCCGACCTGGGCCTGCTGGATGCCATGATGAACCGGCTGCGGGTGAGCCCTCCCGAAGCGTTCGGCGGCTCCGCCGTCGAGACCTTCACGGACCTCGCCCAAGGCAGCGCGCACCTACCGCCCACCGATGGGCTGCTCTACATCACCCGGGACCAGAGCAGGGTCATCATCCGCCCCAGCGGCACCGAACCCAAGCTCAAGTGCTACCTGGAGGTCATCCAGGCCGTGGGCTCCGCGGCCGAACTGCCCCAGGCCCGCCAGACGGCCCGCGCTGCACTGGACCACGTCCTGGACGACGTCCGCGAAGCGCTCGGCCTCTAG